The Nocardioides campestrisoli genome includes a window with the following:
- a CDS encoding class I SAM-dependent methyltransferase gives MAAQTLQPTTWEWHDDTVRERKRAVADRIIAIANPKTTLDLGCGSGLLVQALAEKGVDARGIDVDDEALAGAHPEVRDRLEVHDWSRSLPQRYDLVSCFEALEATDGPTAQAIIDAVCAATDRVLFSPSREGLLLDGFSPWEWAASFAERGFFRRTDLNLDFLSVDAVLFERADLQPRDIVHRYESAMAPLEAGLREQRALLGRQARDRSATRRVAELEGLLRKAQHDVLTTRDHIIGLEAEKLQLQVQATRLNNRVVAQQERVRKLRTKLTNQQRRAERAESKLDQVRTSRAWRIGRRLARGKTPEL, from the coding sequence GTGGCTGCGCAGACCCTGCAGCCCACCACGTGGGAGTGGCACGACGACACCGTCCGTGAGCGCAAGCGGGCCGTCGCCGACCGGATCATCGCCATCGCGAACCCGAAGACCACGCTGGACCTGGGCTGCGGCTCGGGCCTGCTCGTGCAGGCGCTCGCCGAGAAGGGTGTCGACGCCCGGGGCATCGACGTCGACGACGAGGCGCTCGCCGGAGCGCACCCCGAGGTCCGTGACCGGCTCGAGGTGCACGACTGGAGCAGGTCGCTGCCGCAGCGCTACGACCTCGTCTCCTGCTTCGAGGCGCTGGAGGCGACGGACGGCCCGACGGCCCAGGCGATCATCGACGCGGTCTGCGCCGCCACCGACCGGGTGCTCTTCTCCCCCTCCCGAGAGGGGCTCCTGCTCGACGGCTTCTCGCCGTGGGAGTGGGCCGCCTCGTTCGCGGAGCGGGGCTTCTTCCGGCGTACCGACCTCAACCTCGACTTCCTCTCCGTCGATGCCGTGCTCTTCGAGCGCGCGGACCTTCAGCCGCGCGACATCGTGCACCGGTACGAGTCGGCCATGGCCCCGCTCGAGGCCGGCCTGCGAGAGCAGCGTGCACTGCTGGGTCGCCAGGCCCGCGACCGCTCGGCCACGCGCCGGGTCGCCGAGCTGGAGGGGTTGCTGCGCAAGGCGCAGCACGACGTGCTGACCACCCGCGACCACATCATCGGCCTGGAGGCGGAGAAGCTGCAGCTGCAGGTTCAGGCGACCAGGCTCAACAACCGGGTCGTCGCCCAGCAGGAGCGGGTGCGCAAGCTGCGTACGAAGCTGACGAACCAGCAGCGACGGGCCGAGCGGGCGGAGTCCAAGCTGGACCAGGTCCGCACGTCCCGGGCCTGGCGGATCGGCCGTCGTCTGGCTCGCGGCAAGACCCCCGAGCTCTGA
- a CDS encoding TetR/AcrR family transcriptional regulator, producing MEQTASLSQPTRRGAAAARRRVRTQEILAATRALFDERGVRDAQIEDIARAVGINRAIVYRHFSGKEELFALTLVGYLDELRGLLDAADDRTAPCTDRLVALVSTFADYGIGHPAFVDCAQSLMGRTGPELLDEVSEETALKLGRAISGCLVVLTTVLDQGRESGEFSVSDPHVLANVLYASALGALQLARVGILVRELAPGTPATAEISAPQVKDFLVSSAVALAVHGITSHA from the coding sequence ATGGAGCAGACGGCAAGCCTGTCGCAGCCGACCCGGCGCGGCGCCGCGGCTGCCCGGCGCCGGGTGCGGACGCAGGAGATCCTGGCCGCGACCCGGGCACTCTTCGACGAGCGCGGCGTGCGCGACGCCCAGATCGAGGACATCGCCCGCGCCGTCGGCATCAACCGGGCCATCGTCTACCGCCACTTCAGCGGCAAGGAGGAGCTCTTCGCCCTCACCCTGGTCGGCTACCTGGACGAGCTGCGCGGCCTTCTGGACGCCGCCGACGACCGGACCGCTCCGTGCACCGACCGGCTGGTCGCCCTGGTCAGCACCTTCGCCGACTACGGCATCGGGCACCCGGCGTTCGTCGACTGCGCCCAGTCCCTCATGGGGCGGACCGGCCCCGAGCTGCTCGACGAGGTGAGCGAGGAGACGGCCCTCAAGCTGGGCCGGGCCATCTCCGGCTGCCTGGTGGTGCTGACCACCGTGCTGGACCAGGGGCGCGAGAGCGGCGAGTTCTCCGTCAGCGACCCGCACGTCCTGGCCAACGTGCTGTACGCCAGCGCGCTCGGCGCGCTGCAGCTGGCCCGCGTCGGCATCCTGGTCCGCGAGCTCGCCCCCGGCACCCCGGCCACCGCGGAGATCTCCGCCCCCCAGGTCAAGGACTTCCTGGTCAGCTCGGCGGTGGCCCTCGCGGTGCACGGGATCACGTCGCACGCCTAG
- a CDS encoding ATP-dependent DNA ligase, whose translation MLLARVVRASGEAAATRSRKAKVQALAAVLGEVEPAETEVAAAYLSGRLLQRRTGLGWRSLAVLPPPADEPSLELREVHEALERISVLAGPGSQAARAAAVESLLRRATTAEQEWLRAVLTGQVRQGALDAVLQEAVAQAAGIPVTLVRRAAMLSGSTVEVATVALREGADALDRIGLTVGRPVLPMLASSAPAVAAAMTKAAPGRAVGIDTKLDGIRIQVHRRGDDVRIWTRSLDEITARLPEVVEAVGSLAADDLVLDGEALLLGPDGRPKAFQETASRVATAGGDLQVTPYFFDVLHADGHDLLDSPASRRWQVLADLVPERHLAPRLVTDSEEEAAAFLAAALQAGHEGVVVKDPEATYAAGRRGASWVKVKPVHTLDLVVVAVEWGSGRRKGRLSNIHLAARDGDSLVLLGKTFKGMTDEMLAWQTERFTELATSPVDGSSYVVSLRPEQVVEVALDGVQRSPRYPGGVALRFARVVRYRDDKGPEEADTLETVRALLPPS comes from the coding sequence GTGCTGCTGGCCCGGGTGGTCCGCGCCTCCGGCGAGGCCGCCGCCACCCGCTCCCGCAAGGCGAAGGTCCAGGCTCTCGCCGCCGTCCTCGGCGAGGTCGAGCCCGCCGAGACCGAGGTCGCCGCGGCCTACCTGTCGGGACGGCTGCTGCAGCGGCGTACCGGTCTCGGGTGGCGCAGCCTCGCCGTCCTGCCCCCGCCGGCCGACGAGCCCTCGCTGGAGCTGCGCGAGGTGCACGAGGCGCTCGAGCGGATCTCCGTGCTGGCCGGGCCGGGCTCCCAGGCCGCGCGCGCGGCCGCGGTCGAGTCCCTGCTGCGCCGGGCCACCACCGCCGAGCAGGAGTGGCTCCGCGCGGTGCTCACCGGCCAGGTGCGCCAGGGCGCCCTCGACGCGGTGCTGCAGGAGGCGGTCGCGCAGGCCGCGGGGATCCCCGTGACCCTGGTCCGCCGCGCCGCGATGCTCTCGGGCAGCACGGTGGAGGTGGCCACGGTCGCCCTGCGCGAGGGCGCGGACGCGCTGGACCGGATCGGGCTGACGGTGGGACGCCCGGTCCTGCCGATGCTCGCCTCCAGCGCCCCCGCGGTGGCCGCGGCCATGACCAAGGCGGCGCCGGGCCGGGCGGTGGGCATCGACACCAAGCTCGACGGGATCCGGATCCAGGTGCACCGGCGCGGCGACGACGTCCGGATCTGGACCCGGTCGCTGGACGAGATCACCGCCCGGCTGCCCGAGGTGGTCGAGGCCGTGGGGTCGCTGGCCGCCGACGACCTGGTGCTCGACGGCGAGGCGCTGCTGCTGGGTCCGGACGGCAGGCCGAAGGCCTTCCAGGAGACCGCCTCCCGGGTCGCGACGGCCGGCGGCGACCTGCAGGTGACACCGTACTTCTTCGACGTGCTGCACGCCGACGGCCACGACCTCCTCGACTCCCCCGCCAGCCGGCGCTGGCAGGTGCTCGCCGACCTCGTGCCTGAGCGGCACCTGGCGCCCCGGCTGGTCACCGACTCCGAGGAGGAGGCCGCCGCCTTCCTCGCCGCGGCACTGCAGGCCGGGCACGAGGGGGTGGTGGTCAAGGACCCGGAGGCCACCTACGCCGCAGGTCGGCGCGGCGCCTCGTGGGTCAAGGTGAAGCCCGTGCACACCCTCGACCTCGTCGTGGTCGCCGTCGAGTGGGGCTCGGGCCGGCGGAAGGGCCGGCTCTCCAACATCCACCTGGCCGCCCGCGACGGGGACTCCCTGGTCCTGCTGGGCAAGACCTTCAAGGGCATGACCGACGAGATGCTCGCCTGGCAGACCGAGCGGTTCACCGAGCTGGCCACCTCCCCGGTCGACGGGTCCTCGTACGTGGTGTCGCTGCGCCCGGAGCAGGTGGTGGAGGTCGCCCTCGACGGCGTGCAGCGCTCGCCCCGCTACCCCGGCGGAGTCGCGCTCCGGTTCGCCCGGGTCGTGCGCTACCGCGACGACAAGGGGCCCGAGGAGGCCGACACGCTGGAGACGGTCCGCGCCCTGCTCCCGCCTTCCTGA